The genome window GAACCAATTGTGGACGCGGTTCTTGACGAGGTCGAGGACACACCTGTGTTGATTAAAATCGCCCCTGACCTGTGTGATGATGACATTCTTGCGGTTGCGGATTTGGCCCAGGAGAAGGGGCTGGCCGGGATTGTGGCGACAAATACGACCATTTCCCGTGACCATTTAACGACGCCGTCCTCTGAGGTGGAGGCGATGGGTGCTGGTGGTGTGTCGGGTCGCCCGGTGGCGGACCGTTCCCTGGAGGTTCTGCGTTTGTTACGCAAACACGTGGGCGAGTCGTTGACTCTTGTCTCTGTCGGCGGAATTGAGGCCCCGCAGCAGGCATGGGAGCGTATCGGTGCGGGCGCGAGTTTGCTCGAGGGGTACACCGCGTTGATTTATGGTGGCCCCGATTGGATTCGCGATATCCATCGTGGTCTGGCAGAGCAGGTCCGACGCCATGGCTTGGGCTCCATTGCTGATGCTGTTGGCCGGGAGCTCCCCTGGATCCCGGCTTCGTAGCTTCTTAGTTTTCTGCCCAGCCCCAAATTATTGAGCGTGCAAGCGTGTGGAAGTTGAGGTTGAACCCGAGGATTGTCGGGGTTGAGCCCTCGGGGATGTCGAGCTTGTCGACGTCGACGGCATGCACGGCGTAGAGGTAGCGGTGAGGACCGTGCCCTTCTGGAGGCATTGCGCCGTAGTAGCCGCGCTTCCCTGAGTCACCCTTTAGCGTTTGGGCGCCTTCTGGGAGCGATGGTGTGTCTTCGGATCCGGCGTTTTTGGGAAGCTCTGTGAGATCTGCCGGGAGGTTGAAGACTGCCCAGTGCCAGTACCCGGAGACCGTGGGGGCATCAGGGTCGTAGACGGTAACTGCCAGGGATTTTGTTCCTTCGGGAAGATCAGACCACGACAGTTGTGGTGAAACGCCGTCGGGTCCTTGTAAGTCGTCTGGTAGTTCATCGCCGGACGAGAAGTCTGCACTGCTCAGCGGAAATGTCGGAACGTCCGGTAGGTACGCGTATGGGTCCGCGGCTTTGAATCGCGGGTCAACGTAACTCGGTGTGCTGGTCGCGGTGGTGCCGGAGGTGGGTTCTTGTGCGTTTTCGGTTGCTTTCGGTGAATCGCTCATGACCCCAGTATGCCCGGATACTTCTGTCGCTGCAGCGGTTCACTTGTTTTCTCGCAGTTGTGCGCCGATGACGTGTGGTGTGGTGAGACCAATATCTCCCCGCAGTTGCCGCAGGTTGTATTCGGCCTCGAATTCGCTGGTGATGGGCTTGTATTTCCCTTCCGGTTCTTGTTTCTGGTTTTTAGATGCGTTTCCGTAGCCGCCCATGGGTGCGATGCCCGTCCTGCCCATCGCCGGGCGTGAACCGTCGTGGCCGGTGGGATGTGAGGAGTTACTTCGTCCTGGTGAGTGTTCGTTATGGCCGTAATTTCGATCGTTGTATGGGTTTCCACGGTCCGTAGTGTCATTGTGTAAAAGCTTATTGCGGTCGTTGCCGTGGATTGGGCTCTGGTCATGAGGGCCGGGGTGCACAATGACGCTGCGAGCACGGGATTCGCCGTACGGACCCGCTGGGCGTTTATCGAGATGTGATGCTGGCGAATTTGGCTTCATTGACCTGTGGTAATCGTCCGAGTTGTTCCGGTTCCACGGGTCTTGGGGCCCGGGTGTTATTGGGGCGTTGTTGCGGCCATTGTTATACGAGGTCCGTGGAGTGTGAGGTGCGGAGGTACGTGGCGACTGATTGACCGCATTAGTAGTCGGCGGCCCATACGGTGTTGGGGTGTGGGTATGTCCGGATACTCCAGGATTCGTGTGCGAAGGAGGGAAACCGTTCGTTTCCCTAGGTGGCCGGAATTGTGAAGGGACCGCTGTGGGGACGGTATTTGCCGGGGTCGGTGGTGTGGTGGTGTTGCCAACTATCCCTCCGCCTGCTGGTACTCCGCCTGTGCTGGTCGTTGTTCCTCCTACGGATGTCCCAGTTGTTCCGACGGCTGGTGTGCCGTGTGCGGCGCTCATGACGCTAGTAGGGGCAACTTCGGCTGCACTGGTGTGTATGGGGGTTGGTGCATGTGCAGTGAGGTGTCCTCCTCCCTGGCCGACGTTGGGTCGTTCGGTGAGATTGCGTAGCGGTGGCACCGCCGCGGTGAGCATGGCTTGATAGGGGCCGGTCATGAATTCACGGGTGGTTGCCCGGGCTGCTTCCCCAGCCGCGCGAACTCCGGCGGGGTTAGTGGCTGCGGCGACCGCTGCAGTGTGCTCGGCTTCGATGGCAGCGATCTGCGTGCGGGCAGCCTGCCGAATATGAGGCAGTTGGGAGACCGACGCGTGCATGGCGGTGGCGTTATCGGCGAAAATTTGGGCGGTGGCCATTACTTGGCTGAAGCACCCGGTGGCGGCATCAATGGCCTCTCCCGTGTTTTCTTCCAACTGGGTGCGGGCTCGTGCGAGGGCATCGACAGTCTTGTTCAAAGAACTGGACAAGTTGTGCCAGTAATCGGCGAGGGCATAAATGTCACTATCGTTGCCAGCATCGAGCATGGCAACTAGTGCGCCCGGGTCATCGGTGCCACCGTGAGTGGGGTCAGTGAAATCAAAGGGGCTAAATGCCCCATCCGGACGTGTCGGGAAGGTGAAATCTGTGGCTTGGATCGATTTAAGTCCGCATAGTATGGCCGCTGAGGTATCGTCTTGGCCGATGAAGGCGCCTCGCATTGCTTTCGTACCTTCAGCCAACCAGCGGATGAGTTGACGTAGCTGCCGCAACGTGTGCGTTGCGCTACCAGTTTCACCGTTAATCACCCGGCAATGTTGCGCCCCCAACATTCGTAACCCAGGTTCACCAGTGTAATCCCCAGATAATTTTTTGGAATATAGAATATATTTGCCCCCAGAGATATCATTTCCATTCTCTAGGAATTCTAGAGCCCTATCTAGGGAACAAGTATCAATCGAAATGGCCACTTTAAGTTAACCTCTCATTCAGTGTCTTAACTAAATCGCATAATTCTGCTTCGTTCAAAGTCCGTGTCTCATCTATAGCTTGAACCGCGACGCGTCCGAGTTGAGTTTCGGTGTAGACCACGCAATGCGGATCTCCTACTATCCTTCCCCAACGTGTAAAGGTTGTAGGATTCTCGTTCTCAACCCTTTTACCTGGGACTTCTTCTCTACTTCGTTTGTCGGTACCGAAATCCATCAATAGTGGCTGCGTTTCATTCGTCTCTCTCAAAAGGCAGTCATTAAAATGCAAAAATTCATCTTTTTCGGATGATTTCTTTATGAATCCCCTACTCTCCCAATACCCTGGCGGAGCATCTTCGCAGAGGTCGGCGTTCTCAAAACGTGGGTCTGAGTAGTCATAGGATCCATCGGGGTTCTTCTTTGCTTTCACCGGATATTTAGCCAATATTTCCGGGCGCTCCCATAACGGAACCTCATCATTATTCTTCTTTGATCCATATTTCTCTGCAGGTGATTGCGAAGAAATGGGAGGACGCGTCATTACCGAACTACTCAACGTCGTCTCGGATAAGTCCGAATTTATTTCACTGCTCTTATCAGTGGTTGTGTGACACCCCGCTAGCATCCATACAGCCACAGCGATACACGTAAACTCGAGGAGGCCTCTCTTACGTCGGTGATAGGCCGATAGCGATACCGTGGGCACACGATATCTATTAGAACGTTGATTGAGCGACGAACACGTCATCGTAGATAGAGCCCCCAAATTTTATTCCCCCATTGCGCTCCACAAACCTGTCCTCAGGGTGCGGCGCGAATCTGGCCTAATAGTAGCGCACTAAGGCGCCCTTGCCTAGCATCAATCGGTGGATGAACGGTCATCGATTGGCCCTGATGCGCAGGGGAAAAGTAAATTCCATTGCCGCGCGTCCGGAACCGCGTGGGACCTTCAAGGAGTGTCCCACGATTGGTGACCAGCAGATTTGTGTACAGCCTTCGACACAACTAGAGTATTGCCTCGTGCTCAGCTAATTGCTGACTGTTTACCCTGTCCGGGTGGCGGAATGGCAGACGCGCTAGCTTGAGGTGCTAGTGCCCTATTAACGGGCGTGGGGGTTCAAGTCCCCCTCCGGACACAGAATAAGCCCGGGTTCTCATCAACTCCTGATAAGAACCCGGGCTTCGCAATGCTCGGAACGCTCCCCTGGTTACTCGCGCTTGTTCAGCTGATTATCAGTCGTCTCCCCGGTGTCAAACGCCTTGAGGATGCGCTCTGCCGCAATTGTTGGTGTCACCTGCCCGGCGCGAAGCTGCGTTTCAATCAGCTTCTTTTCCTTCTTCACTGCCTCAGATGTGTTTAGCCGAGTCAGTAAGGTTTCGTGGACCATTTGCCATGTCCAGCCGATCTGCTGGTTCCTCCGTTGCTCATCAAATCGGCCCTCGGCCACCATTTGATCGTGGTGCTCTTCGACCACCTTCCAGAATTCTTCGACACCGTTGCCTTCAGCGGCAGACATCGTCATTGTCGGAGGTTTCCATGAAGCATTTGCTGGTCGAACCATGCGCATCGCCGCACCTAGTTCTCGCGCGGCCCGCTTTGCGCGGCGAACATTATCTCCGTCTGCTTTGTTGATAGCGACGAGGTCGGCAAGTTCAAGAATGCCTTTCTTGATGCCCTGCAGCTGGTCCCCGGCGCCTGCTAGAGCTAGGAAGGTGAAGCAGTCGACCATCTCGCTAACAGCGATCTCCGACTGTCCCACGCCGACAGTTTCGACGAGGATGACGTCATAACCGGCGGCCTCCATGACAATCATCGTCTCGCGGGTTGCTTTAG of Corynebacterium kroppenstedtii DSM 44385 contains these proteins:
- a CDS encoding YbhB/YbcL family Raf kinase inhibitor-like protein yields the protein MSDSPKATENAQEPTSGTTATSTPSYVDPRFKAADPYAYLPDVPTFPLSSADFSSGDELPDDLQGPDGVSPQLSWSDLPEGTKSLAVTVYDPDAPTVSGYWHWAVFNLPADLTELPKNAGSEDTPSLPEGAQTLKGDSGKRGYYGAMPPEGHGPHRYLYAVHAVDVDKLDIPEGSTPTILGFNLNFHTLARSIIWGWAEN
- the meaB gene encoding methylmalonyl Co-A mutase-associated GTPase MeaB yields the protein MSSNSQARGDEFLESTLGSLTTTAGTEVPGKSAVAPEAVKRARHRIDVDALFTSVRNNERTQLARAITLLESSAPAHHVLAQELLVKLLPFSGKALRVGITGVPGVGKSTFIERLGLYLVENGHKVAVLAIDPSSTRSRGSILGDKTRMTKLSQSENAYIRPSPSAGTLGGVAKATRETMIVMEAAGYDVILVETVGVGQSEIAVSEMVDCFTFLALAGAGDQLQGIKKGILELADLVAINKADGDNVRRAKRAARELGAAMRMVRPANASWKPPTMTMSAAEGNGVEEFWKVVEEHHDQMVAEGRFDEQRRNQQIGWTWQMVHETLLTRLNTSEAVKKEKKLIETQLRAGQVTPTIAAERILKAFDTGETTDNQLNKRE